A stretch of the Papaver somniferum cultivar HN1 chromosome 6, ASM357369v1, whole genome shotgun sequence genome encodes the following:
- the LOC113290650 gene encoding uncharacterized protein LOC113290650, translating to MSKKQFREEKINRLHRSAGAPFKLNIREFRLPMNFLVPKPPEFDEKTDDQDQHVLHYETAMTLWQHSDELMCNLFPQSLAGEAIKLFNKLPAQSIGTYHELVEEFCSHYKYNRRDRKGCHDLFLLGIRKEESIRKFTRCFKQELSDVDGANDQIVIDAYKQTYQYDQRGVYGSLVKRPPKILEGLYDRVEEYARVKDDSKDRETRHVNRSSNHPNDGRKDKSKNLSSGHHNDRGEEREKNQGERMETRFQKYHDMKLTPLNIQLIELYDKISKDLSPPRPLPAETRDKHDKRKYCKFHKDYGHNTENCRALQIEVQRMIDAGKLQEYVKKDFGKGPGHGNEAEIREIGCTKIEFSEVYMIGVYAPQNDDIVITA from the exons ATGTCGAAAAAGCAGTTCAGAGAAGAAAAGATAAACCGTTTGCATCGGTCTGCAGGAGCCCCTTTCAAGCTGAATATCAGAGAATTCCGTCTGCCAATGAATTTTCTAGTTCCAAAGCCGCCAGAATTCGATGAGAAAACAGATGATCAAGATCAACATGTTTTACACTATGAAACTGCCATGACTCTGTGGCAGCACAGTGATGAGTTGATGTGCAATCTGTTTCCACAGTCACTGGCTGGAGAAGCAATAAAGTTGTTCAATAAACTCCCTGCACAGTCGATCGGTACTTACCATGAATTGGTTGAAGAATTCTGCTCCCACTACAAGTACAACAGACGCGATCGGAAGGGATGCCACGATTTGTTCCTTCTAGGAATTCGAAAGGAGGAAAGCATCAGGAAGTTTACTCGATGCTTCAAGCAAGAATTATCAGATGTAGATGGTGCCAACGATCAAATCGTTATCGATGCTTACAAGCAAACATACCAGTATGATCAAAGAGGTGTGTACGGTTCCTTGGTCAAGAGACCACCAAAGATTCTGGAGGGACTGTATGATCGAGTGGAAGAATATGCTCGAGTGAAGGATGATTCCAAAGATCGAGAGACGAGACATGTTAACAGATCATCCAATCATCCAAATGATGGGAGGAAGGACAAGTCGAAGAACCTTTCGAGCGGCCATCACAATGATCGAGGTGAAGAGCGAGAGAAGAACCAAGGTGAACGAATGGAAACTAGATTCCAGAAATATCATGATATGAAGCTGACACCATTGAACATACAACTTATAGAGTTGTATGATAAAATCAGCAAGGATTTGAGCCCCCCTCGTCCCTTGCCAGCAGAGACACGTGATAAACATGATAAGAGAAAATACTGCAAGTTCCATAAAGACTATGGTCACAATACTGAGAATTGTCGTGCCTTACAGATTGAGGTCCAGCGGATGATAGACGCTGGAAAGCTACAAGAGTACGTGAAGAAGGATTTTGGAAAAGGCCCTGGACA TGGAAATGAAGCAGAAATTCGGGAGATTGGGTGCACAAAGATCGAGTTCTCTGAAGTATACATGATAGGTGTATATGCTCCACAAAATGATGATATTGTTATAACTGCTTGA
- the LOC113290651 gene encoding uncharacterized protein LOC113290651: MNFLVPKPPEFDEKTDDQDQHVLHYETAMTLWQHSDELMCNLFPQSLAGEAIKLFNKLPAQSIGTYHELVEEFCSHYKYNRRDRKGCHDLFLLGIRKEESIRKFTRCFKQELSDVDGTNDQIVIDAYKQTYQYDQRGVYGSLVKRPPKILEGLYDRVEQYARVKDDSKDRETRHVNRSSNHPNDGRKDKSKNLSSGHHNDRGEEREKNQGERMETRFQKYHDMKLTPLNIQLIELYDKISKDLSPPRPLPAETRDKHDKRKYCKFHKDYGHNTENCRALQIEVQRMIDAGKLQEYVKKDFGKGPGHGNEAEIREIGCTKIEFSEVYMIGVYAPQNDDIVITA, encoded by the exons ATGAATTTTCTAGTTCCAAAGCCGCCAGAATTCGATGAGAAAACAGATGATCAAGATCAACATGTTTTACACTATGAAACTGCCATGACTCTGTGGCAGCACAGTGATGAGTTGATGTGCAATCTGTTTCCACAGTCACTGGCTGGAGAAGCAATAAAGTTGTTCAATAAACTCCCTGCACAGTCGATCGGTACTTACCATGAATTGGTTGAAGAATTCTGCTCCCACTACAAGTACAACAGACGCGATCGGAAGGGATGCCACGATTTGTTCCTTCTAGGAATTCGAAAGGAGGAAAGCATCAGGAAGTTTACTCGATGCTTCAAGCAAGAATTATCAGATGTAGATGGTACCAACGATCAAATCGTTATCGATGCTTACAAGCAAACATACCAGTACGATCAAAGAGGTGTGTACGGTTCCTTGGTCAAGAGACCACCAAAGATTCTGGAGGGACTGTATGATCGAGTGGAACAATATGCTCGAGTGAAGGATGATTCCAAAGATCGAGAGACGAGACATGTTAACAGATCATCCAATCATCCAAATGATGGGAGGAAGGACAAGTCGAAGAACCTTTCGAGCGGCCATCACAATGATCGAGGTGAAGAGCGAGAGAAGAACCAAGGTGAACGAATGGAAACTAGATTCCAGAAATATCATGATATGAAGCTGACACCATTGAACATACAACTTATAGAGTTGTATGATAAAATCAGCAAGGATTTGAGCCCCCCTCGTCCCTTGCCAGCAGAGACACGTGATAAACATGATAAGAGAAAATACTGCAAGTTCCATAAAGACTATGGTCACAATACTGAGAATTGTCGTGCCTTACAGATTGAGGTCCAGCGGATGATAGACGCTGGAAAGCTACAAGAGTACGTGAAGAAGGATTTTGGAAAAGGCCCTGGACA TGGAAATGAAGCAGAAATTCGGGAGATTGGGTGCACAAAGATCGAGTTCTCTGAAGTATACATGATAGGTGTATATGCTCCACAAAATGATGATATTGTTATAACTGCTTGA